A single region of the Epinephelus moara isolate mb chromosome 12, YSFRI_EMoa_1.0, whole genome shotgun sequence genome encodes:
- the arf6a gene encoding ADP-ribosylation factor 6a: MGKMLSKIFGNKEMRILMLGLDAAGKTTILYKLKLGQSVTTIPTVGFNVETVTYKNVKFNVWDVGGQDKIRPLWRHYYTGTQGLIFVVDCADRDRIDEAKQELHRIINDREMRDAIILIFANKQDILDAMKPHEIQEKLGLTRIRDRNWYVQPSCATSGDGLYEGLTWLTSNYKS, encoded by the coding sequence ATGGGGAAGATGCTGTCAAAGATCTTTGGCAACAAGGAGATGAGAATACTGATGCTTGGACTCGATGCCGCTGGGAAAACCACCATCCTGTACAAGCTGAAGCTGGGACAGTCCGTCACCACCATCCCCACCGTGGGCTTCAACGTGGAGACCGTCACCTATAAGAATGTGAAGTTCAACGTGTGGGATGTAGGGGGGCAGGACAAGATCCGGCCGCTCTGGAGACATTACTACACAGGCACCCAGGGCCTCATTTTCGTGGTGGACTGTGCCGACAGGGACAGGATCGACGAGGCCAAGCAGGAGCTCCACCGGATCATCAACGACCGGGAGATGCGGGACGCCATCATCCTGATCTTCGCCAACAAACAAGACATCCTGGATGCCATGAAGCCCCACGAGATCCAGGAGAAGCTGGGCCTGACCCGGATCAGAGATAGGAATTGGTACGTTCAGCCTTCGTGTGCGACATCAGGGGATGGACTATACGAGGGCCTGACCTGGCTTACCTCAAACTACAAATCTTAA